The following proteins are encoded in a genomic region of Gossypium hirsutum isolate 1008001.06 chromosome D05, Gossypium_hirsutum_v2.1, whole genome shotgun sequence:
- the LOC121217645 gene encoding protein RESTRICTED TEV MOVEMENT 2 isoform X2, whose amino-acid sequence MALNPRPAYENLEVYTEWVHETAEDTLIAYLHGFKKEQLKVQVTSGGNLRISGEKPIGDNKFSRFSKELPIPSNCDQSKIKANYKGSMLQVKFPKLIVPADEKPEKVKAVAEVPNPKPDHKPADVPEKQNNAVQEGHPKTTLEKQTGDDSNTNGVAKEAGKVSEKTPDKQEEMEDQRHASNGADHRLMEKSSSASEKPVDSALRAAQSGIVYKQVVEGLAKGVKDPRKVMNMVLAVLLVAVLAVYLRNAIMSLGNYWK is encoded by the exons ATGGCTTTGAATCCCCGGCCTGCTTATGAAAATTTGGAGGTTTACACTGAATGGGTTCATGAAACTGCAGAGGACACTTTAATTGCATATCTTCATG GGTTTAAGAAGGAGCAGCTTAAAGTTCAAGTGACCAGTGGGGGGAACTTGAGGATATCTGGAGAAAAACCAATTGGTGACAACAAATTCAGCCGTTTCTCCAAGGAACTCCCCATCCCATCAAATTGTGACCAGAGCAAAATCAAAGCAAATTACAAGGGTAGTATGCTTCAGGTTAAGTTCCCGAAACTGATTGTTCCAGCCGATGAGAAGCCGGAAAAAGTAAAAGCGGTGGCTGAAGTTCCGAACCCGAAGCCTGATCATAAGCCTGCAGATGTGCCGGAGAAACAAAATAATGCAGTTCAAGAAGGTCATCCCAAGACCACCCTGGAAAAACAAACAGGTGATGATTCAAATACAAATGGGGTAGCCAAGGAGGCTGGCAAAGTTTCAGAGAAAACACCAGACAAACAAGAAGAAATGGAAGATCAAAGGCATGCATCTAATGGAGCTGATCACAGACTTATGGAGAAG AGTAGCTCAGCCAGTGAAAAGCCTGTTGATTCTGCCCTACGTGCTGCTCAAAGTGGGATCGTTTATAAACAAGTTGTTGAGGGTTTGGCTAAGGGGGTGAAGGATCCAAGAAAAGTTATGAACATGGTTTTGGCTGTTTTATTGGTCGCGGTGCTTGCAGTTTATCTTAGAAATGCGATCATGTCTCTTGGGAACTACTGGAAGTAA
- the LOC121217645 gene encoding inactive protein RESTRICTED TEV MOVEMENT 2 isoform X1 — MALNPRPAYENLEVYTEWVHETAEDTLIAYLHGFKKEQLKVQVTSGGNLRISGEKPIGDNKFSRFSKELPIPSNCDQSKIKANYKGSMLQVKFPKLIVPADEKPEKVKAVAEVPNPKPDHKPADVPEKQNNAVQEGHPKTTLEKQTGDDSNTNGVAKEAGKVSEKTPDKQEEMEDQRHASNGADHRLMEKEKNGKDQEVKSSSASEKPVDSALRAAQSGIVYKQVVEGLAKGVKDPRKVMNMVLAVLLVAVLAVYLRNAIMSLGNYWK, encoded by the exons ATGGCTTTGAATCCCCGGCCTGCTTATGAAAATTTGGAGGTTTACACTGAATGGGTTCATGAAACTGCAGAGGACACTTTAATTGCATATCTTCATG GGTTTAAGAAGGAGCAGCTTAAAGTTCAAGTGACCAGTGGGGGGAACTTGAGGATATCTGGAGAAAAACCAATTGGTGACAACAAATTCAGCCGTTTCTCCAAGGAACTCCCCATCCCATCAAATTGTGACCAGAGCAAAATCAAAGCAAATTACAAGGGTAGTATGCTTCAGGTTAAGTTCCCGAAACTGATTGTTCCAGCCGATGAGAAGCCGGAAAAAGTAAAAGCGGTGGCTGAAGTTCCGAACCCGAAGCCTGATCATAAGCCTGCAGATGTGCCGGAGAAACAAAATAATGCAGTTCAAGAAGGTCATCCCAAGACCACCCTGGAAAAACAAACAGGTGATGATTCAAATACAAATGGGGTAGCCAAGGAGGCTGGCAAAGTTTCAGAGAAAACACCAGACAAACAAGAAGAAATGGAAGATCAAAGGCATGCATCTAATGGAGCTGATCACAGACTTATGGAGAAGGAGAAAAATGGTAAGGATCAGGAGGTAAAGAGTAGCTCAGCCAGTGAAAAGCCTGTTGATTCTGCCCTACGTGCTGCTCAAAGTGGGATCGTTTATAAACAAGTTGTTGAGGGTTTGGCTAAGGGGGTGAAGGATCCAAGAAAAGTTATGAACATGGTTTTGGCTGTTTTATTGGTCGCGGTGCTTGCAGTTTATCTTAGAAATGCGATCATGTCTCTTGGGAACTACTGGAAGTAA